In one window of Nakamurella sp. PAMC28650 DNA:
- a CDS encoding DedA family protein — translation MSIVSSIIDPVLNFHGWPAYAVVGGLVFAEAALFVGFVLPGETAVIIGGVLAYRHSVSLPLMAIVVVLSAIIGDSVGYEVGRLFGGRLLALKIFAKHQKAIDGGKERLHRMGGRAVFIGRFTAFLRAVMPGMAGTVGLRYRKFLVWNAAGGLVWGAGFTLLGFLAGASYTTLESYAGTFSWVVLALVVAVVAFLVIRRRRSEKAEASTG, via the coding sequence GTGAGCATCGTCAGTTCGATCATCGACCCGGTCCTGAATTTCCACGGCTGGCCGGCCTACGCGGTCGTCGGCGGTCTGGTGTTCGCAGAGGCGGCCCTGTTCGTGGGATTCGTGCTCCCGGGGGAGACCGCGGTGATCATCGGAGGAGTGCTCGCCTACCGGCACTCGGTCTCGTTGCCGTTGATGGCCATCGTGGTGGTCCTGTCCGCGATCATCGGCGACAGCGTCGGGTACGAGGTCGGCCGGCTGTTCGGCGGTCGACTGCTCGCTCTGAAAATCTTCGCCAAGCACCAGAAGGCGATCGACGGTGGCAAGGAACGGCTGCACCGGATGGGTGGACGGGCCGTCTTCATCGGCCGGTTCACTGCCTTCCTCCGTGCGGTGATGCCAGGGATGGCGGGCACCGTCGGGCTCCGGTACCGGAAGTTCCTGGTCTGGAATGCGGCCGGCGGCCTCGTCTGGGGCGCCGGCTTCACGCTCCTGGGCTTCCTGGCCGGTGCCAGCTATACGACTCTGGAGAGTTACGCGGGCACATTCAGCTGGGTGGTCCTGGCCCTGGTGGTGGCCGTGGTGGCATTCCTGGTCATCCGCCGCCGGCGGAGCGAGAAGGCGGAGGCCTCCACCGGGTGA
- a CDS encoding TenA family protein — MSAAQPFGDLAWSATAEVRAAIDTHPFLLGLRDGTLPRATFVGYLVQDAHYLVGYARALAACAAQATEIDDISFWAWSAHDAIVVERSLHEAQLADVPAVEASPTCTAYLSFLGATAGRGCYPVLAAALLPCFWIYQDVGLRLTEDLAPSGHSYQEWIATYGDPLFTAATERARNIVDKVAEDVSPDVRDGMKTAFATACRYEWMFFDAAWRGETWPAFGPTNGRATTTATTNDAIEADSHG; from the coding sequence GTGTCAGCAGCGCAGCCGTTCGGCGACCTGGCGTGGAGTGCGACGGCAGAGGTCAGGGCGGCCATCGACACCCACCCGTTCCTGCTCGGACTGCGGGACGGAACGCTGCCCAGGGCAACCTTTGTCGGGTATCTGGTCCAGGACGCCCACTACCTCGTCGGATACGCCCGCGCGCTGGCCGCCTGCGCTGCACAGGCCACCGAGATCGATGACATCTCCTTCTGGGCCTGGAGCGCTCACGATGCGATCGTCGTCGAGAGATCACTTCACGAAGCCCAACTGGCAGATGTTCCCGCCGTCGAAGCGTCGCCCACGTGCACCGCGTACCTCTCGTTCCTGGGCGCCACTGCCGGCCGTGGGTGCTACCCGGTGCTGGCGGCCGCCCTGTTGCCCTGCTTCTGGATCTACCAGGACGTCGGGCTGCGCCTGACGGAGGACCTCGCGCCGTCCGGGCATTCCTACCAGGAGTGGATCGCGACCTATGGCGATCCCCTCTTCACCGCGGCCACCGAGCGGGCCAGGAACATCGTGGACAAGGTGGCGGAGGACGTCTCCCCCGACGTCAGGGACGGGATGAAGACTGCATTCGCCACCGCCTGCCGTTACGAGTGGATGTTCTTCGACGCGGCGTGGCGGGGGGAGACCTGGCCCGCCTTCGGACCGACGAACGGCAGGGCCACCACGACTGCGACCACGAACGACGCGATCGAGGCCGACAGCCACGGGTGA